The following are encoded in a window of Naumovozyma castellii chromosome 8, complete genome genomic DNA:
- the AME1 gene encoding Ame1p (ancestral locus Anc_6.103), which produces MENQVTTEPLQRNTNLPYFDWDMDTQRNIKLLLRQRGSHLRKTVDADNVIVIRTPKRPFPSSPGKYLVKKPSTKIKVPRSPLVHERPVDTVSPAYNNENAADDHLQDLNQYADDQDPFEPVTNPRPKISSSKYNNRKHYHFEDRNFQNNEIELTRDSHYLPTFDNFNKGIDLTTDNLNQFQDELNNENDAFQYTETKPPSFKFNDSTINDLITTDVSMASIDIFRELFKNLFQDDLILQALKDFNMNDDQVKRLMYKLDLKIFQRLLDLIDGDLKDIFDINMANNELCHKVSKISDHNENLEREINKINEEMETIKSKTYEYKTQARMQQQRQETEEQRELNEKIELSDRIKTFTKKLFEETNDDANEPPANENEQESLLSDIFKAHGPQ; this is translated from the coding sequence ATGGAAAATCAGGTAACCACGGAGCCTTTGCAAAGGAATACCAATCTCCCGTATTTCGATTGGGATATGGATACTCAACGAAACATCAAGTTACTTCTGAGGCAGCGAGGTTCCCATTTGAGAAAGACGGTTGATGCTGACAATGTAATAGTCATACGGACCCCCAAAAGGCCGTTTCCATCATCTCCAGGGAAATACCTTGTAAAGAAACCTTCAACAAAAATCAAAGTTCCACGTTCACCACTGGTACATGAGAGGCCTGTTGATACCGTATCACCAGCATACAACAATGAAAATGCCGCAGATGATCACTTGCAAGATTTAAACCAATATGCTGATGATCAAGATCCGTTTGAACCGGTGACTAATCCCCGACCAAAAATCTCCTCTAGCAAATACAACAACAGAAAGCATTATCATTTTGAGGACCGcaatttccaaaataatgaaatagaATTAACACGAGATTCTCATTATCTGCCAACTTTTGACAATTTCAACAAGGGAATTGATTTAACTACTGAcaatttgaatcaattccaagatgaactgaataatgaaaacgATGCATTCCAATACACAGAGACAAAACCaccttctttcaaattcaatgacTCTACTattaatgatttaattaCCACCGATGTTTCTATGGCCTCCATTGACATATTTAGagaattattcaaaaacttaTTTCAGGATGATCTAATCTTACAAGCTCTAAAGGATTTTAATATGAATGATGATCAAGTTAAAAGATTGATGTACAAAttggatttgaaaatatttcaaagattgcttgatttaattgacggtgatttgaaagatatttttgaCATTAATATGGccaataatgaattatgCCATAAAGTAAGTAAAATTTCAGATCATAATGAAAATCTAGAGAGGGAAATAAATaagattaatgaagaaatggaaacaataaaatcaaagacGTATGAATATAAAACACAAGCGAGAATGCAGCAACAGAGGCAGGAAACTGAAGAACAACGggaattaaatgaaaaaatagaattaaGTGATCGAATAAAAACATTTactaaaaaattatttgaagaaactaaTGATGATGCGAATGAGCCACCAGCTAATGAGAATGAACAAGAGTCGCTCTTAAGTGACATATTTAAAGCTCATGGCCCTCAGTAG
- the NCAS0H00790 gene encoding SDR family oxidoreductase has product MSSQKTVFVSGATGFIALHIVNDLLNAGYRVIGSARSQEKCGKLLEKFGNNPSLSMEVVKDISDLNAFDEVFKKHAKDITIVLHTASPFRFDTTEYEKDLIIPAVNGTKSIFNAIKKYGAQTVERVVVTSSGAAQIQPAYCNRDGLIVDESTWNDCAWANCTTDAVTAYCASKTFAERVAWDFLRENKGQVKFKLSTVMPVNVFGPQMFPEPSKTTLNTSSEIINKLVHTNKDTEWDQFNGGYIDVRDVSRAHLCAFEKEECAGERLSLFGGMFATQDILDIINDDFPQLKGKIPVGRPGTGKELTTKGFQINNERTKILLGFEFIGLRQSVDDSVRQILEVESKA; this is encoded by the coding sequence ATGTCTTCACAAAAAACGGTCTTCGTATCCGGGGCCACTGGTTTTATTGCCCTCCATATTGTcaatgatttattaaatgcagGCTACAGAGTAATTGGTTCTGCAAGATCCCAAGAAAAATGTGGCAAATTGTTGGAAAAGTTTGGGAACAATCCATCGTTGTCAATGGAAGTGGTTAAGGACATTTCAGATTTGAACGCCTTCGACGAAGTCTTCAAAAAACATGCAAAAGATATCACGATTGTTTTACATACTGCCTCTCCCTTCCGTTTTGATACTACGGAATATGAGAAGGATCTTATAATTCCTGCAGTTAATGGAACTAAGTCTATTTTTAATGCCATCAAGAAGTATGGTGCCCAAACGGTGGAGAGAGTGGTAGTAACGTCTTCCGGTGCAGCTCAAATCCAGCCTGCGTACTGCAATAGAGACGGACTTATCGTGGATGAAAGTACTTGGAACGATTGTGCATGGGCAAATTGTACCACTGACGCAGTCACTGCCTACTGTGCATCAAAGACCTTTGCTGAAAGGGTGGCCTGGGATTTTTTGAGGGAGAATAAAGGTCAAgtaaaattcaaattatccACTGTTATGCCTGTCAACGTATTTGGTCCCCAAATGTTTCCTGAGCCTTCTAAAACGACTTTGAACACATCTTCTGAgattataaataaattggtTCATACTAATAAAGATACAGAATGGGACCAATTTAATGGTGGGTACATTGACGTTCGTGATGTTTCTAGGGCGCATTTGTGTGCATTCGAAAAGGAAGAATGTGCCGGTGAAAGATTGAGTTTGTTTGGTGGAATGTTTGCCACTCAAGATATCTtggatattattaatgatgatttcCCACAATTGAAGGGAAAGATCCCTGTGGGGAGACCTGGAACAGGTAAAGAATTAACGACTAAAGGtttccaaattaataacgaaagaaccaaaatattattgggatttgaatttataGGTTTGAGACAATCAGTTGATGACAGTGTCCGTCAAATATTAGAAGTTGAAAGTAAAGCTTAG
- the NCAS0H00780 gene encoding uncharacterized protein, with product MNDKNYRKARPSFVCLVCRSKKVKCDKARPSCGRCRKTNKLCVYEIDTDQLAGQFDEGSATSSNANTNEMAITPATSATSSSNDDASPMLRNASKISNGTSIISPQPENTGFGGSPNSLKMKPLQNQKIKNVKMRLWHPNDMLVSFGSTTFVDLPYGSHSFVESDLYLRALCAALHGDTITELRSRLTNISAASTPASMENPSHNPTVPTEAAITTRPKTLPNNLDREIHPLKFIEKAIVKWIENTTELVTNHMPLEYFNTTHTIDDSMHPSLLRSLHTLAREIEVILLDKDVIDILLKKFYSEVYPFYPLIDIPTFEKKLKNVLLNSNGRRYELNLYGSTTGIRLKLESLALFLIIISITLRSPTYSEEECHILKSNALETARQLLIFAQKLLSLLNGFKFTNENVLCSLLYLFLAEYLNPENRDVDITNDKIMTLKCLNTLATQIGLYNDPSSYPRYDNDPFTGEAFQQFRRKLWIGIQSINFQIFTSNGSSTTQNSDYLKIFLDTATNVTSLLSSKNFEVSEIEKKIFSIQEDKYEFHIIVARLMNSCTSLTTDQDLFEILENIKSTLAFMHQRFPISKLTDFEITSDIQTEPQWRNAEINLTGVEATEILNMNILGLSTIMNVYNVLSFHFEKTTGTNTSNNEPYFHKFILEGINAYLKLTTLIVDYLKGNYSLHIKRDNEYCLNKYAVLTLVKLWLSQMAYSLRFSYKKEIRKQQKVINSTTFLTNYPEDDDKLDTLLNLGISHIQRQMQVLVDLAAERLQDTYFGCYQATLMAKYLLYVMDNAALPNFINRFWDRAFNTKEIPEGVLYKLNMKWGLSTKNHNFVMKNLMNPESLKNINLKLLKQIEYMFEDTTFYKHPSPATFDSNNSTPSFDSEELLNQFLEINFDQFLGVINDNLGELPTL from the coding sequence ATGAACGATAAGAACTATAGAAAGGCAAGACCATCCTTTGTTTGCTTGGTATGCAGAAGTAAAAAAGTGAAATGTGATAAGGCTCGTCCCTCCTGTGGAAGGTGTAggaaaacaaataaattatgTGTGTATGAAATTGATACAGACCAACTGGCAGGCCAGTTTGACGAAGGTAGTGCAACTAGTTCAAATGCTAATACAAATGAAATGGCTATCACTCCTGCAACTTCCGCTACCTCATCCTCAAACGATGATGCATCTCCAATGCTAAGAAATGCATCCAAAATATCGAACGGGACTTCGATTATATCGCCACAACCTGAAAATACAGGTTTTGGGGGATCGCCTAACTCGTTAAAGATGAAGCcacttcaaaatcaaaagataaaaaatGTTAAAATGAGATTATGGCATCCAAACGATATGCTTGTATCCTTCGGATCAACAACTTTTGTCGATCTGCCCTATGGTTCGCATAGTTTTGTTGAATCAGATTTATATCTAAGAGCTTTATGTGCTGCATTACATGGGGACACTATCACCGAGTTAAGATCAAGATTAACAAATATATCGGCAGCCTCTACGCCAGCATCAATGGAAAATCCTAGTCATAATCCAACTGTCCCTACAGAGGCGGCAATTACAACCCGTCCAAAAACACTACCAAATAACTTGGACAGGGAAATACAtcctttgaaatttattgagAAAGCTATAGTGAAATGGATTGAAAATACAACCGAACTAGTGACAAATCATATGCCGTTGGAATATTTCAACACGACTCATACAATTGATGATTCCATGCATCCTAGCCTTTTACGTTCATTACATACACTTGCGAGGGAAATTGAAGTTATCCTATTGGATAAAGATGTTATCGatatattattgaagaaattttattcAGAAGTATACCCATTTTACCCGTTAATTGATATTccaacttttgaaaaaaaattgaaaaatgtctTATTGAATTCAAATGGAAGGAGGTATGAATTAAATCTTTATGGTTCAACTACTGGTATTCGACTCAAACTCGAGTCATTGGCtcttttcttaataataatatccaTAACGTTAAGAAGTCCAACGTATAGCGAAGAAGAATGTcatattttaaaatcaaATGCTCTAGAGACAGCAAGACAGTTGTTAATCTTTGCCCAGAAACTTTTGTCTTTATTAAATGGCTTTAAATTTActaatgaaaatgttcTATGTTCTTTGCtatatttgtttcttgcAGAATACTTGAACCCCGAAAATCGCGACGTTGATATCACAAATGACAAAATTATGACATTGAAGTGTCTGAACACGCTAGCAACACAAATAGGGCTGTATAATGATCCATCATCATATCCCAGATATGATAATGACCCCTTCACTGGGGAAGCATTCCAACAATTCAGAAGAAAGCTGTGGATAGGTATccaatcaattaattttcaaatatttaccTCAAATGGTAGCTCGACAACACAAAATTCTGACTATCTGAAGATTTTTTTGGACACTGCAACTAACGTAACAAGTTTGCTTTCGTCTAAGAATTTTGAAGTCtcagaaattgaaaagaaaatcttTTCCATACAAGAGGACAAATATGAATTTCATATAATTGTTGCACGTTTGATGAACAGTTGTACCTCACTAACCACTGACCAAGATCTTTTCGAAATTTTAGAGAATATTAAAAGTACTCTAGCATTTATGCATCAAAGATTCCCAATATCCAAATTGacagattttgaaataactAGTGATATACAAACTGAGCCTCAATGGCGAAATGCAGAAATTAACCTTACAGGGGTGGAAGCAACAGAAATCTTAAATATGAACATACTAGGATTATCGACGATTATGAATGTGTATAATGTTCTGAGTTTCCATTTCGAGAAAACTACTGGTACGAACACTTCTAACAATGAACCTTATTTTCATAAATTTATTCTCGAGGGAATAAATGCTTACTTAAAACTCACAACATTAATTGTGGATTACTTAAAGGGGAATTACTCCTTACATATAAAGAGGGATAATGAATATTGCCTAAACAAATATGCCGTTCTTACTTTAGTGAAGTTATGGCTATCACAAATGGCTTATTCGTTGAGATTCTCATACAAAAAGGAAATCAGGAAGCAACAAAAGGTAATAAATTCAACCACTTTTCTCACAAATTATCCCGAAGATGACGATAAACTTGATACATTACTAAATCTTGGGATTTCGCACATCCAAAGGCAAATGCAGGTCCTAGTAGACCTTGCAGCAGAGCGACTTCAAGATACATATTTTGGATGTTACCAAGCCACACTTATGGCGAAATATCTATTATATGTGATGGATAATGCCGCTTTGCCCAATTTCATAAATAGATTTTGGGATAGAGCCTTTAATACAAAGGAAATCCCTGAAGGTGTGCTATacaaattgaatatgaaaTGGGGGTTAAGTACAAAGAATCATAATTTTgtgatgaagaatctaATGAATCCGGAATCActtaaaaatataaaccTCAAATTGTtaaaacaaattgaatatatgTTTGAAGATACCACATTTTATAAACATCCATCCCCTGCTACATTCGattccaataattccaCCCCATCATTTGATagtgaagaattattaaaccaattcttggaaattaACTTTGATCAATTCTTAGGCGTCATCAATGATAATTTGGGCGAACTACCGACACTATAA